A window of the Penaeus monodon isolate SGIC_2016 chromosome 11, NSTDA_Pmon_1, whole genome shotgun sequence genome harbors these coding sequences:
- the LOC119578703 gene encoding facilitated trehalose transporter Tret1-like has translation MLFLVTQGHVNLGMIVSWSNALVSDILVDNSTLLGNQIAFAPWEMDMTGSLLFIGTATTFPFAGWLVAKAGRRRPMMLTCVPGVIGWVFCGLASDQKLVLVGRYFLGVSGAILGAAVRTYLVEVADTGIRGAASMLPEIMKGLGAIAIIAAGMLMPWYFLAFMCGAQFLFYSCLIVPFLPESPTYLAVTGEEEEARQVLRRLRGPAVRLDKEIQKLKEENRRSSNDSSIWAIFSDSQVVKRILIITGIFFITNFSGSEVIRVNATRMLQESGLAMDGEKSTIVVFSVLLCGNIAGFFLFDRLGRRWSVAFSLFLVVISHAAMGVYVYFDEAVHVFTTVDVVSLESGNVTSHLNKYLTGQSIRTEDFTWVPLACLMLAAFSANLGAAPAPWILSVEYFPTSIRSQVMGVSTMIGNLISFAALQAYSPMQAAFTQAGLYWSYASVAALGIVYTFCFVQETKGRRVG, from the exons ATGCTTTTCCTCGTGACACAAGGACACGTCAACTTGGGGATGATCGTTTCATGGTCCAATGCCCTTGTGTCAGACATTCTGGTTGATAACTCCACTCTCCTCGGGAATCAGATTGCCTTCGCTCCCTGGGAGATGGACATGACAG GCAGCTTGCTCTTCATCGGCACTGCCACCACCTTCCCCTTCGCCGGGTGGCTGGTCGCGAAGGCAGGTCGTCGTCGGCCGATGATGCTGACCTGCGTGCCGGGAGTCATCGGCTGGGTCTTCTGCGGTCTCGCCTCCGACCAGAAACTAGTTCTTGTCGGCAG ATATTTCCTAGGTGTGAGCGGTGCCATCCTTGGAGCTGCAGTCCGGACTTACCTGGTGGAGGTGGCTGACACAGGCATCCGCGGTGCCGCCAGCATGCTCCCCGAGATCATGAAGGGTCTGGGGGCCATCGCCATCATCGCCGCCGGGATGCTCATGCCCTGGTACTTCCTGGCCTTCATGTGCGGGGCGCAGTTTCTCTTTTACAGCTGCCTTATCGTCCCCTTCTTGCCCGAGAGCCCAACCTACCTGGCTGTCACGGGCGAGGAAGAAGAGGCGCGTCAGGTTCTCCGTCGACTCAGAGGCCCGGCGGTCAGGCTCGACAAAGAAATTCAAAAGCTAAAAGAAGAGAATCGCCGTTCCTCCAACGACAGCTCCATATGGGCAATCTTCTCGGATTCCCAAGTCGTGAAGCGCATTCTAATTATAACTGGGATTTTCTTCATCACTAACTTCAGCGGGAGCGAAGTGATCCGAGTCAATGCCACGAGAATGCTGCAAGAGTCAGGTCTAGCCATGGACGGAGAAAAGAGTACCATCGTCGTGTTTTCTGTCTTGCTGTGTGGAAATATCGCCGGCTTCTTCCTCTTTGACCGGCTGGGACGTCGGTGGAGCGTGGCGTTCTCCTTGTTCCTCGTAGTGATCTCCCACGCTGCCATGGGCGTCTACGTGTATTTCGACGAAGCGGTTCATGTATTCACAACGGTTGACGTCGTGTCACTGGAGTCTGGCAATGTAACCAGCCATTTGAATAAATATTTAACAGGTCAAAG TATAAGAACAGAAGACTTTACTTGGGTCCCTCTTGCATGCCTTATGCTGGCTGCTTTTAGTGCCAACCTTGGCGCTGCCCCAGCGCCCTGGATTTTGTCTGTCGAATACTTTCCTACTTCGATCAGGTCCCAG GTGATGGGAGTAAGCACAATGATAGGAAATCTGATCAGCTTCGCGGCATTACAGGCCTACAGTCCTATGCAGGCTGCGTTCACCCAAGCTGGCCTGTATTGGTCTTATGCTAGCGTGGCCGCCCTGGGCATCGTCTATACCTTCTGCTTCGTCCAGGAGACTAAAGGTCGTAGAGTAGGCTGA